GCCACGAAAAGTGTGAGTGCAACTGCGCGAAGATGTGCTCCTCGCCAGTGAGTTCCAGCAAAGAGCGGGAAGTGGGCATCAGGAATTGAGCGCCGGACAGACGCCTCTGCCGCTCCGAGTACGTCAGCTCCTCCGTCTCCTTTGTCTTTTTGGCAGCTGCCTGCAGCTCCGACGACACCTTCTTCAAGTGCTCCGCCAAAAACGGCTTGATGTTAAGCAGGAAGTACTTGTCCTTCATCAGCACAATGATGGAAAATAGCTGCGAGTAGCCGCGCGCCTGCAGGTCGCTGACGCGAAACGTGTGACTCAGGATGTGACCCCTAGCCGAGTCCCCGAAGAACACGAACTCGCCATCCTTGCTGGCGTCCGTACCATTGCTCAGACTGAGGACCGCCGCCTGCTTGACCAGACTGGCCACTTCCGGCAGCACAGCCACCTTGGTGCTGACGAATGTGGCCCCGCTCTCCGTGTCCCTGCTGTAGATCGCATTGTTATTTTGGCTAATGGAGTAGTTGCAGGCGGAGCAGGTCTTCTGGGTCTGCTGCTCCAGCGACAGGTCCTCCAGCTTGGTGTCCCGCAGTGTCTGGGTGCAGAAGATGGCGCAGGGACCGTGCGCCTCGCAGAAGTGGCACAGCGCTATCACGGCGTTCATCGCTGCTGAGTAGTTTCTATTTTTTCCTTGGttatgttattgtttattttattcgttAATTATGCTAGAGTGACCAGGTGCGCGAAATGAGCGAAATacatgaaatggaaaaataacaTAGAAAACATTGCAACGATTTCCCAAGCGATATTTTTAATTGGGCgggaatattaaattaatatttttatttagattAAATATATGTCTTAGAATTCGTTGGTTTGGCTTTACTCAAAAAAATGTTgggcaaaaaatgaaatcagtCAGCGATGGCGACAGAATATTAAGCAAATACACATTCCAAATTTTTAGATATATGCATAGGTATACtggaattaaaaataattttttaagtaTGCTAATGTAAGTTTTTTACGAGTTTATACCACTGTGATTATTTACCCAATTAATCATGCAAAACGAGAATGTAAAGCAGATCTACATTCTGGATGTCTTTATAACCCAATTTGGATGCTAATTGGTTCagtcaatatttaatattctttgcTGCGCAGATGGGTACCGATTCAAGTGATCTTCATTCTCGAAAGTTATTGTGCCACTGCCAGTTGTTTTTCCATACAATGCAACTGGTTTCTTGGATTTACTTGTTGGCCTTTTCATTGCCAGTCGTTAAAGGCGCGTATGAGGTGGTCGGTCCTCCAGTTGGTCAGAATGTTACAGAGTATATGCATGCCCGCCAGAAGCGGCATCAGTTGATCTACAGGAATGGAGGAACCATCCGTTTGGTGGTGGGTCCCGTGATGGCCACTCAGCTCGAGGATCCCGTTGTGTGGCGCAGCATGGTCTACTACTATGTGCTACATTTTGGCGCATTTACCCTGCCATCAGCTCCACTTTACCCCTGGGACAAGTGGGAGGCGATATATGCCCGTTCGTTGCAGGAGAAGATCAGGAGCTTGGATGAGTCGCACGAGGACGACACTCGCCTATTTGTGTATGCCATCTTGGAGAATTACATGGACCAAGTGAGTGAATCGGTGGGCCGAGGTCGAAACTGTTTGCTGCGAGGCATCTGCGAAAATGCCCAGGTTCATCACCATGTGGGTATCATGGCGGAGCTACTAAACGTTCTACTCACGTGAGTTGTGATTACTTTTACTTCAATGGAAGATTCATGAATGTATATAAACTTTATAGACCTGGTAAGACGCGCTTGGATGTGGAATACACGGAAGCTTTTGCAGCTGGCAAGGCTGGGATTGATTGCCTAGCTCACTATTCGGATTGTCCAAGAGGTGAAAGTGTGTTGGATGCCTatgctgtggatgtggagtaTTGAAATTCCAGAAGCTTTGCAGGCAAAGTTTAAATCTCGTATAATTATTAATCAACAACTTA
This genomic interval from Drosophila teissieri strain GT53w chromosome 3L, Prin_Dtei_1.1, whole genome shotgun sequence contains the following:
- the LOC122618085 gene encoding uncharacterized protein LOC122618085, whose translation is MQLVSWIYLLAFSLPVVKGAYEVVGPPVGQNVTEYMHARQKRHQLIYRNGGTIRLVVGPVMATQLEDPVVWRSMVYYYVLHFGAFTLPSAPLYPWDKWEAIYARSLQEKIRSLDESHEDDTRLFVYAILENYMDQVSESVGRGRNCLLRGICENAQVHHHVGIMAELLNVLLTPGKTRLDVEYTEAFAAGKAGIDCLAHYSDCPRGESVLDAYAVDVEY